In Bacillota bacterium, a single window of DNA contains:
- a CDS encoding DUF192 domain-containing protein produces MVVTADDALPEETGETAAFSVFTTGRPVEERDNPGVRSSVAVLNMTRSTVLATRAQLALSAAARARGLLGRKSLEEGEGLVIRPCKGVHSFGMKFAIDVAYANRAGVVVCLLAPLLPGKAGPMVRETSWVVELPEGVLARTGTVIGDRLQVFYCK; encoded by the coding sequence ATGGTCGTCACGGCGGATGACGCCCTGCCCGAGGAGACGGGCGAAACCGCTGCGTTTTCCGTATTTACGACCGGACGGCCCGTCGAGGAGAGGGACAACCCTGGCGTGCGGTCCAGCGTCGCCGTGCTGAACATGACGCGCTCGACGGTGCTCGCAACGCGCGCGCAGCTTGCGCTCTCGGCGGCTGCCCGTGCGCGCGGGCTCCTCGGCAGGAAATCGCTTGAAGAGGGCGAGGGGCTCGTGATCCGGCCGTGCAAGGGCGTCCACAGCTTCGGGATGAAGTTCGCCATCGACGTGGCTTATGCGAATCGTGCAGGCGTCGTGGTGTGCCTGCTCGCGCCGCTCCTGCCAGGCAAGGCCGGGCCCATGGTGCGAGAGACGAGCTGGGTGGTGGAGCTTCCTGAAGGCGTGCTGGCGCGGACAGGCACCGTAATCGGTGACAGACTTC
- a CDS encoding type II secretion system F family protein, with protein sequence MALLVSALVFVSVTSVTMWSMGLTRREPTADERLKRLAVLTRVPSEREKKLARPLGERLFGPVLQSINNLVVSVTPKHIVDAVKNKLDATGNPWNMTPGDYILMRVVTLAILPIAAFGLALGLGPSTALLLAFVVAALGWLVPEMMMQSKRKEREKQIRKSLPDVLDLLTVSVEAGLGFDAALAKVVERKKGPLADEFALLLQEIRMGKSRRDALREVSERVKIDDITSFIASVIQADQLGVSIANILRIQSAQVRTKRRQQAEEAGMKAPIKMLFPLIFFIFPTLFVVLLGPAIIQVATTFMGL encoded by the coding sequence GTGGCCCTTTTGGTATCGGCGCTGGTATTTGTGAGTGTGACATCGGTCACCATGTGGTCCATGGGCTTGACGCGGCGTGAGCCCACCGCGGACGAGCGGCTCAAACGGCTCGCTGTCCTCACGCGCGTGCCCAGCGAACGCGAGAAGAAGCTCGCGCGGCCGCTTGGGGAGCGGCTGTTCGGCCCGGTTCTGCAGTCCATCAACAATCTCGTGGTGTCGGTCACCCCGAAGCACATAGTCGATGCGGTCAAGAACAAGCTCGACGCTACCGGGAACCCGTGGAACATGACCCCGGGTGACTACATTCTGATGCGTGTCGTGACGCTCGCGATCCTCCCGATCGCGGCGTTCGGGCTGGCGCTTGGCCTCGGCCCGAGCACCGCCCTGCTCCTGGCCTTCGTGGTTGCGGCCCTGGGGTGGCTTGTCCCGGAGATGATGATGCAATCAAAAAGGAAGGAGCGCGAGAAGCAGATCCGGAAGTCCCTCCCCGACGTGCTCGACCTCTTGACTGTGAGCGTGGAAGCGGGGCTCGGGTTCGACGCAGCCCTGGCAAAGGTCGTTGAGAGGAAGAAGGGCCCGCTCGCTGACGAGTTCGCCTTGCTTCTGCAGGAGATCCGCATGGGCAAGTCGAGAAGGGACGCCCTGCGCGAGGTCTCGGAGCGTGTGAAGATCGACGACATCACCTCGTTCATCGCGTCCGTGATACAGGCGGACCAGCTCGGTGTGAGCATCGCTAACATCCTTCGCATTCAGTCGGCGCAAGTGCGCACGAAGCGGCGCCAGCAAGCGGAGGAGGCGGGCATGAAGGCTCCCATCAAAATGCTCTTCCCGCTCATTTTCTTCATATTCCCCACGCTTTTCGTGGTGCTCCTCGGGCCCGCGATAATCCAGGTCGCCACGACATTCATGGGTCTGTAG
- a CDS encoding secretion system protein produces the protein MPGQLFAAAVSALVFISVALLAHGVLRAVGERRSGTWRLARLSGAAANAPGSQPQAAAAAAKSSLLGSLRPTLAFVGKAFEKGAYAAKVERELARADIPLRGSEFVALNFMLLLLGLVSGVVLTRNAAVALALGIAGGFLPNVYVKWKQGQRLGRLNTQIADALAIMANSLRAGYSFLQAMDMVSREMSPPISDEFSAAMKEMSLGAPTEGALTSLVDRVGSEDLELVVTAVLIQRQVGGNLAEVLDNIAHTIRERVRIRGEIRTLTAQGRLSGIIIGVLPVGLGILLYAINPSYITLLFTNPIGRIMIVMAVIGEIIGALVIRKIVTIEV, from the coding sequence ATGCCTGGCCAACTGTTTGCAGCCGCTGTATCGGCGCTTGTGTTCATTTCCGTGGCGCTGTTGGCGCACGGCGTCCTTCGCGCGGTCGGCGAACGGCGCTCTGGAACATGGAGGCTCGCGCGCCTATCTGGGGCCGCGGCCAATGCGCCCGGCAGCCAGCCGCAGGCGGCCGCCGCGGCGGCTAAGAGCAGTTTGCTCGGCTCGCTGCGCCCGACCCTCGCGTTCGTGGGCAAAGCCTTCGAGAAAGGGGCGTACGCGGCGAAGGTCGAGAGGGAGCTCGCGCGCGCGGATATCCCGCTTCGCGGCTCGGAGTTCGTGGCACTCAACTTCATGCTCTTGCTGCTCGGGCTGGTCTCAGGGGTCGTTCTCACGAGAAACGCGGCTGTCGCCCTGGCGCTAGGGATCGCGGGGGGCTTCTTACCCAACGTGTATGTCAAATGGAAGCAGGGGCAACGATTGGGGAGGCTTAACACGCAGATAGCCGACGCGCTCGCCATAATGGCGAACTCATTGCGGGCGGGTTACAGTTTCCTCCAAGCCATGGATATGGTATCGAGGGAAATGTCGCCCCCCATATCCGACGAGTTCTCGGCGGCCATGAAAGAGATGAGCCTGGGCGCGCCCACAGAGGGGGCGCTCACCTCGCTGGTAGACCGGGTTGGCAGCGAGGACCTCGAGCTTGTCGTCACGGCCGTTCTCATCCAGCGGCAGGTCGGCGGCAACCTTGCGGAAGTCCTCGATAACATTGCCCACACGATCAGGGAGCGAGTGAGGATACGGGGCGAGATCAGGACTCTCACAGCGCAGGGAAGGCTGTCCGGGATCATCATCGGCGTCCTCCCGGTGGGGCTGGGGATCCTGCTGTATGCCATCAATCCCAGCTATATCACGCTGCTCTTTACCAACCCAATCGGGAGAATCATGATCGTCATGGCGGTGATTGGCGAGATCATCGGCGCGTTGGTGATTCGGAAAATCGTCACGATCGAGGTCTAG